A window of Chloroflexota bacterium genomic DNA:
GAGGAGGAATTGCAGACCATCCCCGGCCTGGGGCCGCACACTGCGGCCAGTATCGCCAGTTTCTTCTCCCGCGAACGCAACCGCCAGTTCATCGAGAAGTTGTGCCGGGCCGGCGTGGTATTGGCAGGCGAAAGAGAGGCGCCGCGCGAGGGTCCGCTGGCGGGCCTCACTTTTGTGATTACCGGCACGCTCTCCGTCAGCCGCGAGGAGATGACCGAGTACATCGAGGCCCATGGCGGCAAGGTGACCGGCTCGGTGTCGAAGAACACGAGTTACCTTGTGGTAGGCGATTCGCCTGGGGGGACGAAGTACGAGCGGGCACAGGCCCTGGGCGTGCCCATGATCTCCGAGGCCGACCTGCGGCGCATGGTAGAGGGGGGTAGTTAGGACAGCGCGCTCATCAGTAGGATTATGAGACACTACGTGTAGTAGGCGTACGCACTGCTGAGACCTCTTCTGATGCTACCTGCAAACGAATTCGCGGATTGTCATCACAAATCCCCAGAGTGTTAAACCCCGTGGTACCGGCCCCTGGAATATTGGTTGCATGCAAGGATTAGCCCACATTGTGTTGTCCTGTTTCGCAATATGAAACAAAAGGCTTGACACGATTTCAAATCATGCTATAATTTGAATTAGACATTACGATACTCTTTTTCATAATGCGAAACAAATCTGAGCATGGGCTATACAGTACAGTCTGTAGAACGAGCACTTCAAATCCTCTTTGAGTTGAGCAAATCCGCCGAGGGAATGAGCCTCACGGAACTCGCAGCGCGCACCGGTTTGCACAAGTCTACAGTCTCGCGCTTGCTCAAGACGCTAACAAAATATCAGTTTGTCAGTCAGGACAGTATAACCTCATGGTATTTACTCGGCCCCAGCGCTCTAGAGATCGCCTTCGACTTCCTCAGCGATTTGGAATTGCGTAGAGTGGCCTTGCCACACATGAGGTCTCTGCGGGAGATCACTGCAGAGACGGTGAACCTAGCCATCCTGGATAAGCGCGAGGTGGTGTACATCGACCGTGTGGAAAGTCGGCATACGCTTCGCTTGACAACCACGATTGGCAAGCGGGCTCCGGCACATAGCACAGCGCTGGGCAAGGTTTTGCTTGCGTATTCGGATGCGACTGTCGTGGGTCAACTTTTGCGTGCGGGTCCTCTGGAAAGGTGCACGGCCAATACCATGGTGGACCCAGACACCATTGAGTCCGAACTGGCGAAAGTGCGCCGTGCAGGTGTCGCAGTTGATGACCGAGAGAACCAGGATGACGTCAGATGTGTCGGCGCCCCTATCTTTGATGCGTGGGGTAGGGTCATCGCGGCCATTAGCGTCTCGGGCCCCGTATCACGGATCACACCCAATAGAATCCCCCAATTGATGGAGGAGGTCAAACGGGCTGCCCAAGCCATATCAACGGAATTGGGTTACCGCAACAACCGGTCTGGAATGACTGCAGGTAATCGAATTGTCCCAGAATAAAACAAACGCAAACGAAGGAGGAAAAGTGGCACATAAGATCCGAACAGTACTTGGTGATGTGGACCCCAACAAACTGGGGTTCATACTCCCTCACGAACATCTGATTACTTTCCCGCCTATGCGTGTGCGCTCCGACCCTGATTATCGGCTGCAGGATGTGGGGAAAGCAATAGAAGAGGTCAATCTCTTTAAGCGCGCGGGCGGCACTGCATTGGCAGAGATGACTACACATGGATATGGGCGGGATGTCAACGCGCTCCGACATATCTCCAAAGAAACTGGTGTGCACATCATTTCTACAACGGGCTTTATTATGGAAAGCCTGTTTCCACCAGAGGCGTTCAATTATACCGAGAAGCAATTGGTGGATCTCTTCGTGAGAGATATTCAGGAAGGTATGGATGGGACAGACATCAAGGCTGGTCTCCTGAAGTGTGGCACCAGTCATGATAAAATGACCAGAACGGAAGAGAAAGTAATTCGCGCCGTGGCCAAAGCACATCATATAACGGGGGCGACGATCAGTACCCATACTATGGGTGGCACCATGGTTTTCTCGCAAATCGAAGTGTTAAAGTCGGAGGGTGTAGATTTGGCACGGGTCATTATCGGTCACCTTGACCGAAACTCGCTCAATATTGGCTATCTAAAGATGGCAGCGAGAACCGGCGTCTATCTGGAGTTTGATAATGTCGGTAAGACGAAGTATTACCCCGATACTTTGCGAATAGACATGATCAAGCAACTGATTGACATGGGCTTTGTCAAGCAGATATTGCTTGCTGACGACAACGGACGTCAATCGTACTTCGCTTCGTATGGAGGCGGCCCAGGGCTGGATTACATCCCCAAGGTCTTCGTGCCAATGTTGCGTGAAGCGGGCGTCAGCGAGGCAGATATCGAGCAGATGACAGTACTTAACCCGCGAACCGCCTTGGCATTCGAGGCGCGGTAATGTATTGCGGGCCACCGGCACGAGGGTGCGAACGTGGTGCCGGTAGATAGAGAGCATCTTTAGGAGGTGTGGTTCTTATGGCGCGACTCCCCGAGATTTTGACCGTATGCGGGGTAGGCTATGGTACCAGTCTGCTGTTGAGAATGACCATCGAGGATATCCTGTCAGAGGAAGGTTTGGTGGCCAAGGTAGCAGCCTGGGATTCTGGCACGGCAAAGGGTCAAGCAGTGGATATCATCGTGTGTGCGGATGATTTAGTGGCGCACCTGGAAGGTTTCAAGGGCAAGATTGTTCCCATAAAAGATCTTACGGATAAAGCCCACATAAAAGAGCGGTTCTTGCCGGTATTCAAGGAAGTTGTGGCTGAGATTGAGGCCAAGGAAAAGAGGCGCCGCTAGTAACTCACGAGACCTTTGTTACCCATTTGTCGCTTCACCGAATGGAACTGCTAGGTTCGCTGATGGTGGCTCCTAGTTACTTTTTGTGTAATTGCAGATGAATGCAGACCAAGGCCTGGAAAGGAGGTGGATATAGCAAATCCCATGTGATGGCATAGATCTTGCGTGTTGGCGTTGGTTTTCCAAGAACTGTCCTAGGACTCGAGGAGGTAACTTATGGACATCTTAAATGTTTTGATTCAACTACTCACCATCCCAGCGATTTTGATCGGTCTGGTCGCGCTAATCGGCTTGGTGGTGCAACGCAAGACTATCACACAAGTGATCTTGGGAACCTCGAAGACTATTCTGGGGTTCCTCATCCTGAACATCGGTGTTAGTGCGTTCACCGGGCCACTGAAATCATTCGACACCCTTTTCAGGTCGGCCTTTAACCTCA
This region includes:
- a CDS encoding IclR family transcriptional regulator — protein: MGYTVQSVERALQILFELSKSAEGMSLTELAARTGLHKSTVSRLLKTLTKYQFVSQDSITSWYLLGPSALEIAFDFLSDLELRRVALPHMRSLREITAETVNLAILDKREVVYIDRVESRHTLRLTTTIGKRAPAHSTALGKVLLAYSDATVVGQLLRAGPLERCTANTMVDPDTIESELAKVRRAGVAVDDRENQDDVRCVGAPIFDAWGRVIAAISVSGPVSRITPNRIPQLMEEVKRAAQAISTELGYRNNRSGMTAGNRIVPE
- a CDS encoding phosphotriesterase-related protein, yielding MAHKIRTVLGDVDPNKLGFILPHEHLITFPPMRVRSDPDYRLQDVGKAIEEVNLFKRAGGTALAEMTTHGYGRDVNALRHISKETGVHIISTTGFIMESLFPPEAFNYTEKQLVDLFVRDIQEGMDGTDIKAGLLKCGTSHDKMTRTEEKVIRAVAKAHHITGATISTHTMGGTMVFSQIEVLKSEGVDLARVIIGHLDRNSLNIGYLKMAARTGVYLEFDNVGKTKYYPDTLRIDMIKQLIDMGFVKQILLADDNGRQSYFASYGGGPGLDYIPKVFVPMLREAGVSEADIEQMTVLNPRTALAFEAR
- a CDS encoding PTS sugar transporter subunit IIB is translated as MARLPEILTVCGVGYGTSLLLRMTIEDILSEEGLVAKVAAWDSGTAKGQAVDIIVCADDLVAHLEGFKGKIVPIKDLTDKAHIKERFLPVFKEVVAEIEAKEKRRR
- a CDS encoding NAD-dependent DNA ligase LigA — translated: EEELQTIPGLGPHTAASIASFFSRERNRQFIEKLCRAGVVLAGEREAPREGPLAGLTFVITGTLSVSREEMTEYIEAHGGKVTGSVSKNTSYLVVGDSPGGTKYERAQALGVPMISEADLRRMVEGGS